One genomic segment of Sorex araneus isolate mSorAra2 chromosome X, mSorAra2.pri, whole genome shotgun sequence includes these proteins:
- the TMEM185B gene encoding transmembrane protein 185B encodes MNPRGLFQDFNPSKFLIYACLLLFSVLLPLRLDGVIQWSYWAVFAPIWLWKGLAMVGAAVGAAVWARNPRYRAEGGACVEFKAMLIAVGIHMLLLLFEVLVCDRVERGTHFWLLVFMPLFFVSPVAVAACVWGFRHDRSLELEILCSVNILQFIFIALRLDRIIRWPWLVVFVPLWILMSFLCLVVLYYIVWSLLFLRSLDVVAEQRRTHVTMAIIWVLIVLPLLIFEILLVHRLDGHNTFSYVSLFVPLWLSLITLMATTFRRKGGNHWWFGIRRDFCQFLLEIFPFLREYGNISYDLHHEDNEDAEEASVAEAPKIGPMFGKKTRVVITQSPGKYVPPPPKLNIDMPD; translated from the coding sequence ATGAACCCCCGGGGCCTGTTCCAGGACTTCAACCCCAGCAAGTTCCTCATCTACGCCTGCCTGCTGCTCTTCTCCGTGCTGCTGCCGCTGCGCCTGGACGGCGTCATCCAGTGGAGCTACTGGGCCGTCTTCGCCCCCATCTGGCTGTGGAAGGGCCTGGCGATGGTGGGCGCGGCGGTGGGCGCCGCCGTGTGGGCCCGCAACCCCCGCTACCGCGCCGAGGGCGGCGCCTGCGTCGAGTTCAAGGCCATGCTCATCGCCGTGGGCATCCACATGCTGCTGCTCCTGTTCGAGGTGCTGGTGTGCGACCGCGTGGAGCGGGGCACGCACTTCTGGCTGCTCGTCTTCATGCCGCTCTTCTTCGTGTCGCCCGTGGCCGTGGCCGCCTGCGTCTGGGGCTTCCGCCACGACCGCTCGCTGGAGCTGGAGATCCTGTGCTCTGTCAACATCCTGCAGTTCATCTTCATCGCCCTGCGGCTCGACAGGATCATCCGCTGGCCGTGGCTGGTGGTGTTCGTGCCCCTGTGGATCCTCATGTCCTTCCTCTGCCTGGTGGTCCTCTACTACATCGTCTGGTCCCTCCTGTTCCTGCGCTCCCTGGACGTGGTGGCCGAGCAGCGGCGGACGCACGTGACCATGGCCATCATCTGGGTCTTGATCGTCCTGCCCCTGCTCATTTTCGAGATCCTGCTGGTGCACCGCTTGGACGGGCACAACACCTTCTCCTATGTCTCCCTCTTCGTGCCCCTGTGGCTGTCCCTGATCACCCTGATGGCCACCACTTTCCGGCGGAAGGGGGGCAACCATTGGTGGTTTGGCATTCGCAGAGATTTTTGCCAGTTTCTGCTCGAGATCTTCCCGTTTTTGCGCGAGTACGGGAACATCTCCTACGATCTGCATCATGAAGATAATGAAGACGCCGAAGAAGCATCGGTGGCGGAAGCCCCGAAAATCGGTCCCATGTTTGGAAAAAAGACCAGGGTAGTTATAACCCAGAGCCCTGGGAAATATGTTCCCCCGCCTCCCAAGTTGAATATCGATATGCCAGATTAA